A stretch of the Chanos chanos chromosome 1, fChaCha1.1, whole genome shotgun sequence genome encodes the following:
- the cplx3a gene encoding complexin-3a: MAFMVKHMLGNQLKDLTGGLAEEKPEGEKSEAAAKGMTQEEFEQYQQQLEEEKMERDASFAQKKAERATVRTHFREKYRLPKSELDETQIQQAKDDVELPTELAKMIADDNEEEEHKHSVLGQLTNIQNVDLDQLKDKAQATIEDLKQSAEKCEVM, translated from the exons ATGGCTTTCATGGTAAAACATATGCTTGGAAATCAACTCAAGGATCTGACTGGGGGTTTGGCAGAGGAAAAACCAGAAGGTGAGAAGTCTGAAGCCGCGGCAAAAGGCATGACCCAAGAGGAGTTTGAACAATATCAACAACAGTTGGAGGAGGAGAA AATGGAGAGAGATGCTAGTTTTGCTCAGAAGAAAGCAGAGAGGGCCACAGTGAGGACTCATTTCAGGGAAAAGTACAGGCTGCCAAAG AGTGAACTGGATGAGACTCAGATCCAGCAGGCAAAGGATGATGTGGAGTTGCCCACAGAACTGGCGAAGATGATCGCCGATGACAACGAGGAGGAAGAGCACAAGCATTCTGTCTTGGGTCAGCTGACCAACATTCAGAACGTGGATCTTGATCAGCTGAAGGACAAGGCTCAGGCCACCATCGAAGACCTCAAACAGTCTGCTGAGAAATGTGAGGTCATGTGA
- the mapda gene encoding N6-Methyl-AMP deaminase yields METEADLFYRLLPKVELHAHLNGCVSFETMERLIARKPHLNIEHSMTAIRAGQRRTLDECFQVFKVIHQLVDTEEDILMVAKAVIREFAADGVKYLELRSTPRSEEKTGLTKTKYVETVLEAIRQCKQEGVDIEVRFLIAVDRRNGPEVAMETVKLAEDFMLSSDGLVVGLDLSGNPEVGHGKDLLPALQRAKNSALRLALHMSEIPSQKEESELFLTLPPDRIGHGTFLHPGVGGSDSLVNKVRQLNVPLELCLTSNVKGQTVPSYDKHHFSYWYQRGHPCVICTDDKGVFCTELSQEYQLAATTFGLSPEAVWTLSQQAIRYSFAPECIKQQLEQRWMELRPQVLQG; encoded by the exons ATGGAGACTGAAGCAGATTTATTCTATCGCTTGCTGCCTAAAGTG GAGCTCCATGCTCATCTTAATGGCTGTGTTAGCTTCGAAACTATGGAGCGACTCATTGCTCGCAAACCACATTTAAACATTGAGCACAGCATGACTGCGATTCGTGCCGGACAGCGCCGAACGctggatga ATGCTTCCAGGTTTTTAAAGTGATTCACCAGCTGGTTGATACGGAAGAGGATATCCTCATG GTTGCCAAAGCGGTTATCCGTGAGTTTGCAGCTGATGGTGTGAAATATTTGGAATTAAGGAGTACGCCACGTAGCGAAGAAAAAACAG GTCTAACGAAGACAAAATATGTTGAAACAGTTTTGGAAGCCATCCGACAGTGTAAGCAAGAGGGTGTGGACATAGAAGTGAG ATTTCTCATAGCTGTAGACCGGAGGAATGGACCAGAGGTTGCTATGGAGACTGTAAAATTGGCAGAAGACTTTATGCTCTCTAGTGATGGATTGGTGGTTGGACTGGACCTCAGCGGAAACCCAGAG GTGGGCCACGGTAAAGACCTACTCCCTGCACTGCAGAGGGCCAAGAACAGCGCACTGAGGCTGGCCTTACACATGTCAGAG ATCCCCTCTCAGAAGGAGGAGTCAGAGCTGTTCCTGACCTTGCCGCCTGACCGGATTGGTCACGGTACTTTTCTCCATCCTGGGGTTGGAGGGTCGGACAGTTTAGTCAATAAAGTACGGCAGCTTAATGTTCCCCTGG AATTGTGCTTGACCTCTAATGTCAAAGGTCAGACAGTGCCCTCATATGATAAACATCATTTCTCCTACTGGTACCAGCGAGGACACCcttgtgttatttgt ACTGATGATAAGGGTGTATTCTGCACTGAGCTGTCTCAGGAGTACCAGCTGGCTGCCACCACATTTGGCCTGAGTCCCGAGGCCGTATGGACTCTTTCTCAACAGGCCATCAGATATAGTTTTGCCCCCGAGTGTATAAAACAGCAGCTGGAGCAGAGGTGGATGGAGCTCCGGCCTCAGGTCTTACAGGGATAG